The genome window GTGCACGAGCACGCGGTCGCCTCGGGTGAGGCTCTCGACCAGGTTCTCGCCCTGGGCTCCCCAGACCTTGACGTTGTGGAACGTTGGGGTGGCGTCCACCCATTCGTCGTTCTGCTTGACGCGTCGGTTGACCGCGACGCGGAGGTTTGCGACCGGGGTGCCGCCGTTGGTGAAGCGCAGCTCCGGGTCCTCGGTGAGGTTGCCGGCGAAGGTGGTGATCGTGTTCATGGTTCTTCTCCCTTGGATGAGGTGCATGGATGGAAACGGAGAGCTGACCAGGTGACCCTCGGGATGTGACCCCTCGTGTCCCTTGCTCCCAACAACCAGCCCAAGATCGCGCGAGCGGCAGCTGGTCAAGGGCCGGCGGAGCCGGGCACTGCTTCCCTTGACCAGCGGAGCGAGCGATCACGATTGGGCGTTGTGGGAGCAAGGAACGAGACGCTTTTGATCGGTGAGGCTGTCTCGGCCCGGAGGGCCGTGTCCTTGGCCGGCGGATGTCGGCCCCGGGGGCGTCTGGATCCTTGGGTGGAGCTGCCCGGCGTACGCCGGTCGACGAGCTGGTGTTGGTGAGGTCGGCCCGGCGGGTCGTGCCGTTCGGGTGGGGTGTGGGGAGGGCGGAGCCCTCCCCACCGCCGGCCCCTCGGGGCCGGCGGTGCGACGTGGTGGCTACTCGATCCGGTCGTGGATGGCGACGGCGCCGTAGAAGTCGTGGCCGGTCAGCTGGCTGACCAAGTCGTTGAAGCGGCTGTCCCCGGTGGCGTAGTTCCCGCCGGCCATGGTTCCCGGGACCGGGGTCCAGGTCTGGCCGTCGAAGTCGTAGACGGGCACGAGCGCGGCGATCGTGCCGGCGTAGGTGTTGCGGATCTGGAGGGCGACGGGCCAGGAGGCCGTGGACGGGGTGAAGATCTGGCTGTCGTGCTCCAGGCCGGCGACGTAGTCGACGGGCTGGGTGGGGTTGGTGTTGTCGTGCCCGGTCCAGCCGACGAGGGTGATGCTGTCGTGGCCGGGAATCTCTAGGAGCTCAGGTTCGATCGGACGTCTGTGGGCTCGGTTCTGAGTTCGCGCAGGTAGTGCCGGTTCGACACCCATCTGCCTCCGAATTGAAGAGACGTCACCCTGAGTGACGGTTTCGTTGTAGTGTCGACGCATGATCGCCTCGCTTGAAGTCGGTGACTGATGGGCTTGGTGGCGCTGCTGGGTGGCAGCGCTACTGATCCGGCACTGATAGGTGCGCAGGCGGTCGCCGACTTCGAGCAGGAGCTCGTCGACCAGTACGCATTGGCGATGTCCGCCGCGGGACTGACCGACCGGCACATCGGCTCGACGCGGGCGATCGTCATCGAGTTCGCCCGCTCGCTGTCGACCCCAATGTGGGAGGCCACCTGCGCGGACGCGGACGACTTCTTGGCCCAGCAGCGCCGGATGGGACTCAGCGTGTCGACCCGTGCGGGCAAGGCCGGCGCGCTGGCGGGCTTCTACGACTTCGTGATCGCCCGCTACGAGGGCACGATCCGCCGCGGGACCGGCGTCTTGGTCGAGCAGCCGATCGATGAGTTCAATCGCCAGTCCGAGGCATCCCTGGGCAAGGTCCGAGTGCCGCCCTCGGATGACGAGATCGACTCGTTGTTCACCGCCTGGCGCGGGTCGGTCCCGCATGCCCGCAAGTACCTGCCGGCCGCCCGCGACTACTTCGCGGCCTCGCTGTGGCGCCGCCTCGGGCTGCGCATCAACGAGACCGTCATGCTCGACATCCGCGACTGGCGCCCCGACCTCGGCGAGTTCGGCAAGCTCCACGTCCGCCACGGCAAGGGCTCCCACGGCCGCGGGCCCAAACCACGGCTGGTGCCAGCGATCAACGGCGCGAACCAACTCCTCGATTGGTGGCTGGCCGAGGTCCGCCCCCAGTACGGCGAGGATTGGGGCGACATGGACGCCCCGCTGCTGCCGTCTGAGCGGTTCGACCGCGATCTCGACCGGTGCGGACGTGTCGGCGCGAACGCGCTGCGCCGCGCCCTCGGAATCCAGGTCGACCGGTGGCTTCCCGCCTGGTCGGGACGGATGACGCCACACGTGCTCCGGCACTACTGCGCATCGTCGCTGTACGCGGCCGGCATGGACATCAAGGCGCTCCAAGAGCTCCTTGGACACCAGTGGCTTGCAACGACTTCGGGCTACCTTCACGTCCGCAGCGACCACATCGAACGCGCGTGGAACAGCGCGAGCGACCGCATTGAAGCCCGCCTGGGCCTTCGCAACGACTGACCCGACCGACGAACCGAAGGAGAGGATCCAGATGCAGTGGAGCCTGCGGCTGCGGGCCGCGGAACGAGGGATCTGGAAGTCCGCGCAGCTGCGCAGGATGCTGGCAGAGGCCGGGCTCGAGATCTCCGCCGGCAAGATGTCGTCCTGGTGGGCCGGGACCCCGCCGACGATGCGCCTCGAAGAACTCGACGTGCTGTGCGCCGTGCTCGACTGCACCCCGAACGACCTGATGACACCCGAACCGGACAAGGTCGCCGCGCGCCGTCCCCGCAACACCGACGCCGCCAACGGCAACGGCGGAAACGGGAATGGCGATCCGAACGGCAACGGCGGCACGACACCGTCGGTCACGCCGCGGCTCGGCAAGCCCCGCTCGACCCCGCCGATGTAGCCCGCGCCCGCATCGACCACGGAGACGACGAGCACCGCATGCCCGCGCCCGGACCCAACGCGGCGTTGCGGCTGCCGCCCAAATGCAACGCCTGTCAGAGCAACCGCGTCGCGTGGACCAGCCCCAGGGTCGACTTCTGCTACCAGTGCCTGCCCGGCGGCCCGTTCCCGCCGCCGCCCTGCGGCCATTGCAGGGCAAGCACCGACTACTTCAGTCAGGGACTGTGCAGCCGGTGCCATCCCCGCAGCCCCGAGCACATCGGGTCCTGCAAGGGCTGCCTGGCCTGGGGCGTCTACCCCCGCCATAACTGGACCTGCTGGTCGTGCCGCTGGTGGCAGAGCCACTACCCCAAGGGCACCTGCGCCTACTGCGGCCGTGCCAGCCACGTCAGCGACCGAGGAGCCTGTCGTCTGTGCCTCGAGAACGCCAGACTCGAGCAGGGGCCCGCCCGTGCCCCCGATCTGGTCGGCGCGAACAACGACAGCCAGCAGCTGTTCTTCGCCAACATGGTCTTCAAGCGGCGCGTGACACCGCTGCCCGACTACGTCCGCTGGGACGGCCGGTGGTCGCAGAAGAACAAGAATCAGCTGCCCTACAAGCCAGACACCCGGTTCGACGAGCACGCGCTTGAACAGCTGGTCCTGTTCAACATGGACCCCGATCCCGAAGTGCTGCGCCAACGCCTCTTGGTCGAGGACAGCGAACTGACCCGGTACTGCGCGGCCATCGTCGCCGACCACGCCCGCCGCTATGGCTGGAGCGTCAGGCAGCGCAATGCCGTGATCCAGTCCCTGCGCCTGCTGCAGATCCTGCGGTCTACGCCCACTGCGAAGGTCCGCGCCAGTGACGTCGTGGCGTTGCGTCGATACGACGGCACCATCACATCCACCCTCGACGTCCTCGCGGAAGCCGGACTCCTGATCGAGGACGTCCCAACCCGGGTCGAGCGGTACTTCAACGCCAAGTTCATCGCAATTGGAGCCCTTCCGGACATCATGCGCGAGCACCTCAAGCTGTGGCTTCAGATCATGCTCGGCGGATCCCGGCAAGCACCCCGCCAGCTGCCTCGCGAACCCGAGACCGTCGAGATCCACATCCAAGGGCTCGCGCCCGTAGTGCAGACCTGGGTCGAAGCCGGGCGTCAGTCGTTCGCCGAGATCAGCAAGGACGACGTCCTGGCCGCCCTCGCCTGCCTGCCCGTCGGCACCAGCCAACGCCACTTCGCGGAGATCGGCCTGAAGTCGCTGTTCAAGGTCCTCAAGGGCCGCCGACTCGTCTTCGCAAACCCGATGCGCGGCATCGACCTGACCCGCGTGCCGACGAACCTCCCGCTGCCGCTGGACCCCGCACTGATCCGAGCCGAGCTGGACTCGCCGAACCCGGCTGTCGCGCTCGCCGTGGCGCTGGTGGCCTTCCACGGCCTGACCGGCAAACAGGTCCGCGAGCTGCAACTCACCGACATCGTCGACGGCCGGCTCCACCTCGACGGCCGCGACATCCCGCTCGCCGCACCCGTCAGGACCCGGCTCGCAGCCTGGCTCGACCACCGCAACCGCACCTGGCCGGACACCGCGAACCCACACCTGCTCATCAACCGACGAACCGCGCCGCGCCTCGTCGTCGCCGGCCCGTCCTTCCCCTGGAAGGACAGCCGCATCCGCCCGCGGGCTCTGCGCGAAGACCGGATTCTGCACGAGATCCACGCCACCGGTGGCGACGTGCGCCGCATCTACGACCTCTTCGGCCTCAGCGTCGAAGGCGCTACCCGCTACCTGAAGACCATCGAGCACCCCGACCTGACCACCGTAGACCGGGCCGGCACTCGACCATGACCACGCCTGTCGCAACCGGGCGGCGCGAGCTAGCAGTCGTCGCAACATCCTCACGCCACGGATAAGCGACCGTGACGTGGCCGATTCAAACACGCGGGACCGGTCGGACTCGAACATGGGCCGAAGCGTGGCCCCTCAGCGTCCCCCTATCCGTCCCCCCACGTCTTTCAACCGCGGGGGGACGCAGCAACCCGGGCGACGTTTGCGCAGGTCAAACAGCGTCCCCCCGAAACCCAAGACGAGTTTCTTGACAGCCGGTCGCTCGAGCGGTGAGGAGAAGTCCCGCAAGCGGATCCCCATCCGGTTAGCGAGACAGAGACGACCTAGCGCAGCTTTGAGTTGCTGTGCGAGCCGCTTGAGGTTCCTCAACTGGGACGACCTCGCGCGGCGGCCACCGCCTGGCCGGTGCCGTTGAGGTGATCGGCGGTCACCTTGGCCTCTCGCGCCGGCTCGGGAACACCGGCCGCGGCGAGCTCGGCGGAGGTACCCCCGCGCCGCTCGACGGTCTCGTTAGTCCAGCTCCGCGGCGCCCCGGCGCCGAGCCCGCCTCGGCTGCAGTATTCGGCACTGGCGCTCCGGCTGGCCTCGACCCTCCAGCTTCCCTGCCTGACGGGTGAGGTTCCCACCCGGACCGTGAAAGACTCTTCTTACTTGAGGTGGGGGCTGGTCAGTCCGCCTCAGGTAAGAAGAGGCGGTTTCGTGGGCACAGGACTCGGCGATCCCCGGCGAGATCGGCTACAGTCCACCTCGAAGGGGAGTACTCCTTACCCGCGATGTCGTCATTCCGGCTCTCGCCCGGCGCGCGGAGCCAGAACCCGGCTGGAGAAGACCTTCATCGTGGACAGATCCGATGGAGGTATGAGATGACGACTAGCGCTCCGGCATCGCTGCGCAACTCGTGGCTGGCCGATGACGGCAACGACCTCAGTGCCGGCGAAGCGGTGGGGCTCGTCGGCGTGGCGATGTGGGGAGGTGCCGTGGCGTGCATGGCCATCAGCGACATCATCAAGGCCCGCGGCAAGTCCGACCGCGGCCACGAGCCGGACTGGCAGCGCTGGCAGCGAGAGATCGACGGCGACCGGTTCGCCGGAGCCGCGGCGTTGATCGCTCGCTCCCGCGCCACCGCCGAACAACATTTCGTGAATCGACCGGCGG of Nocardioides panzhihuensis contains these proteins:
- a CDS encoding single-stranded DNA-binding protein, with the protein product MNTITTFAGNLTEDPELRFTNGGTPVANLRVAVNRRVKQNDEWVDATPTFHNVKVWGAQGENLVESLTRGDRVLVHGQVETESWSDKETGENRYKDVVVVSDRYGEIATSLKFATARAEKNRGGKTTNPDAPAYADNVTQLGPRPTEPPF
- a CDS encoding tyrosine-type recombinase/integrase, whose protein sequence is MGLVALLGGSATDPALIGAQAVADFEQELVDQYALAMSAAGLTDRHIGSTRAIVIEFARSLSTPMWEATCADADDFLAQQRRMGLSVSTRAGKAGALAGFYDFVIARYEGTIRRGTGVLVEQPIDEFNRQSEASLGKVRVPPSDDEIDSLFTAWRGSVPHARKYLPAARDYFAASLWRRLGLRINETVMLDIRDWRPDLGEFGKLHVRHGKGSHGRGPKPRLVPAINGANQLLDWWLAEVRPQYGEDWGDMDAPLLPSERFDRDLDRCGRVGANALRRALGIQVDRWLPAWSGRMTPHVLRHYCASSLYAAGMDIKALQELLGHQWLATTSGYLHVRSDHIERAWNSASDRIEARLGLRND
- a CDS encoding helix-turn-helix domain-containing protein, with translation MQWSLRLRAAERGIWKSAQLRRMLAEAGLEISAGKMSSWWAGTPPTMRLEELDVLCAVLDCTPNDLMTPEPDKVAARRPRNTDAANGNGGNGNGDPNGNGGTTPSVTPRLGKPRSTPPM